One genomic window of bacterium includes the following:
- a CDS encoding MFS transporter, which translates to MFSIPKVPDRQRSMLRFLLILSVASMIGLQGWRTLLNNFAVEWANLDGNHMGIVQSVREIPGFLALLAVWVMLVIKEHRLSALSILVLGAGVGVTGYFPTFIGIAATTMLLSFGFHFYETTNQSLTLQYFDSATAPHVLGSIRSLSAATNVAVGGLVYFMSWYLDYRMMFLAVGLIVVCFGIWGLRQNPVDHELALQKKEMVFKWKYRLFYFLTFMAGARRQIFIAFSIFLLVKVFSFSVKEVTVLFILNNIIGYFAAPLVGKAIVRFGERKVLSIEYGGLVIIFLAYALTGSRWVAAGLYILDNLLFNFSMAIKTYFQKVADREDIAPSMAVGFTINHIAAVILPIIGGMLWVVDYRIPFVAGAVLSLVSLVAVQFIKIGQYPGV; encoded by the coding sequence ATGTTTTCCATACCCAAAGTCCCGGATCGTCAACGTTCCATGCTGCGTTTCCTTTTGATCCTCAGCGTAGCCTCCATGATCGGGCTCCAGGGCTGGAGAACGCTTCTCAACAACTTCGCCGTCGAGTGGGCTAACCTGGACGGCAACCACATGGGGATCGTCCAATCTGTGAGGGAGATCCCCGGGTTTCTGGCGCTGCTGGCCGTCTGGGTCATGCTGGTTATAAAGGAACATCGGTTGTCTGCCCTTTCCATCCTGGTCCTGGGCGCAGGTGTCGGCGTAACCGGATATTTCCCCACCTTTATCGGTATCGCGGCGACTACCATGCTCCTGAGTTTCGGCTTTCATTTCTACGAAACCACCAACCAGTCCCTGACTCTTCAGTATTTCGACTCCGCTACCGCTCCCCACGTTTTGGGCTCCATCCGCAGCCTGTCTGCGGCCACTAATGTAGCCGTGGGTGGCCTGGTGTACTTTATGAGCTGGTATCTCGACTACCGCATGATGTTCCTGGCGGTGGGTTTAATAGTGGTCTGTTTCGGTATCTGGGGGTTGAGACAGAACCCTGTCGACCACGAACTTGCGCTCCAGAAAAAGGAGATGGTGTTCAAGTGGAAATACCGCCTCTTCTATTTTCTCACCTTCATGGCCGGGGCCAGGCGACAGATCTTCATTGCTTTCTCTATTTTTCTGCTTGTCAAGGTTTTTAGTTTCAGTGTGAAGGAGGTCACGGTCCTTTTCATCCTCAACAACATCATCGGTTATTTCGCCGCTCCCCTGGTGGGGAAGGCCATTGTGAGGTTCGGCGAGCGCAAGGTTCTGTCTATCGAATACGGGGGGCTGGTGATCATCTTTCTGGCCTATGCACTGACCGGGTCCCGCTGGGTGGCGGCCGGACTTTACATACTCGACAACCTCCTCTTTAATTTCTCCATGGCGATCAAGACCTACTTTCAGAAAGTGGCCGACAGGGAGGACATCGCCCCGAGCATGGCCGTGGGTTTTACCATTAACCACATAGCAGCCGTAATCCTCCCGATCATCGGCGGCATGCTCTGGGTCGTGGATTATCGGATCCCGTTCGTGGCGGGGGCGGTGCTGAGTCTGGTGTCGCTGGTGGCGGTACAGTTTATAAAAATAGGGCAGTACCCAGGAGTATAG
- a CDS encoding LysE family transporter has protein sequence MFLQSVFSGYHPGPSLFFISVVAGFAAALPLGPISILTIQRAMTLGFWRSFWPTLGAVAADGLLGFVAALGSGFITAFVIGNSFWFKLFGCVLLLAMGAKMLTLSPIDRSIPGKDFGPLHLSALNFTLVLSNPLTLAFFMAAFTFLNISSGRSVLGQSLVVGSGVAFGTLVWFCFICGAAGIFHRKVGDMFLNRARAGVGGLFIIIALLSAVSVLMAG, from the coding sequence ATGTTTTTACAGAGCGTCTTTTCCGGATACCATCCGGGCCCATCCCTCTTCTTTATTTCGGTTGTCGCAGGGTTTGCGGCTGCCCTTCCTTTAGGGCCCATAAGCATCCTCACCATTCAGCGTGCCATGACCCTTGGTTTCTGGCGCTCATTCTGGCCGACCCTGGGAGCTGTGGCCGCCGACGGTCTTCTCGGATTTGTTGCCGCCCTTGGATCCGGTTTTATCACCGCTTTTGTCATCGGAAACAGCTTCTGGTTCAAGCTGTTCGGCTGTGTACTCCTGCTCGCCATGGGAGCGAAAATGCTCACCCTGAGTCCCATCGACAGGTCTATCCCGGGTAAGGATTTTGGACCATTGCATCTTTCAGCGCTGAACTTTACCCTCGTCCTTTCAAACCCCTTGACCCTTGCTTTCTTTATGGCTGCCTTCACATTCCTGAACATCAGCTCTGGAAGGTCAGTCCTCGGTCAATCCCTTGTGGTCGGGTCAGGCGTGGCCTTCGGGACCCTGGTCTGGTTCTGCTTTATCTGCGGCGCAGCCGGTATCTTTCACAGGAAGGTGGGGGATATGTTTTTGAACAGGGCCAGGGCAGGTGTCGGAGGCCTGTTTATCATTATTGCTCTTCTATCGGCTGTTTCGGTTTTGATGGCAGGGTAG
- a CDS encoding zinc ribbon domain-containing protein — translation MPVYEFECKKCKQIFEAVMTMAEAAITKVVCPICTCEDVQQQFSPFSAVTAKKS, via the coding sequence ATGCCTGTTTACGAATTCGAGTGCAAGAAGTGCAAGCAGATCTTCGAGGCTGTCATGACCATGGCGGAGGCGGCCATAACAAAGGTGGTTTGCCCCATCTGTACCTGTGAGGATGTGCAACAGCAGTTTTCGCCTTTTTCGGCGGTAACGGCCAAGAAAAGCTGA
- a CDS encoding ATP-binding protein — protein sequence MAKKPKPLTPKELRYTCDVGCIPFKTTDDAPALEGPLGQERALQSMDFGLKMRGPGFNLFTVGMPGSGRSSTVRAMVKEKALAEEVPLDWAYVYNFENARSPVALSFPPGQGRVFVRQMKELIDHLKIDIPAALENREFENTRNHYLEQMSRENAIEFEEFQQLARQQNYSFEKVESEFAFIPLKEGVRLQQEAFNALPDEERSLYSENLRQLQKRFMDISRATGKRDVETRKQLENITREQVERTAEPLLELLMANYPDNGKVQRHLELLLDDMVDNFPQFLPAHANQTPFAGGEPAPLELPFSRYQVNLIVDMMNQEGAPVVEENHPSFQNIIGRMEYAFQSGVAITGYEQIQPGALHLANGGYLILDALEVLRSPFAWEALKNSLMSGLIKIEDMGEQYKMFATITLKPEPIPLSVKIILIGSPLIYHQLLAHEEDFKKLFKVKADFGSTMKRTDDAVRDYSIFIASLCHKEDLLPFDLSAMGAVIEHGVRMAEDQSRLTTSFYQVGDLVRESSFWAGEEKASTVSRPHVFRAIKERKQRYNMVEERIGELIEEGTLMVQTKGEVVGQVNGLSVYTMGDYRFGKPTRITAKVFLGKSGMVNIEREVKLSGSIHNKGVLIVSSYLAMRYAQDFPLGLSSSVTFEQTYDEVDGDSATAAELIALTSALAEVPAYQNIAITGSMDQHGRIQPIGGVNEKIEGFFASCRDHGLDGDEGVVIPKANVKNLMLSNEVVEAVEQGMFNIYTAETIDQAIEILTGTSAGARGKNGKFPKGTFNRKVEDRLRKMAEQTKGSNGEGEGQGRGRRAKDEEKSVSK from the coding sequence ATGGCAAAAAAACCAAAACCCCTTACTCCAAAAGAACTGCGTTACACATGCGACGTGGGCTGCATCCCTTTTAAAACAACGGACGATGCCCCTGCTCTTGAGGGACCACTGGGCCAGGAACGTGCTTTGCAGTCTATGGATTTTGGACTAAAAATGAGAGGTCCTGGCTTTAACCTGTTTACTGTCGGGATGCCCGGCAGCGGCAGGTCTTCAACCGTAAGAGCAATGGTCAAAGAGAAGGCCCTGGCGGAGGAGGTGCCCCTCGATTGGGCTTACGTCTACAACTTCGAAAACGCCAGATCTCCGGTAGCGCTGTCCTTTCCCCCAGGACAAGGGAGAGTCTTTGTGCGGCAAATGAAGGAACTCATTGATCATCTGAAAATTGATATTCCTGCAGCGCTGGAAAACAGGGAGTTTGAAAACACAAGGAACCATTACCTCGAGCAGATGAGTCGTGAGAACGCTATTGAGTTTGAAGAGTTTCAACAACTTGCCAGGCAGCAGAATTATTCCTTCGAAAAAGTGGAAAGTGAATTTGCTTTTATACCCTTGAAAGAGGGTGTCAGGCTACAACAGGAGGCGTTCAATGCGCTTCCCGACGAAGAAAGGTCCCTATACAGCGAGAACCTGCGCCAGCTGCAGAAACGATTTATGGATATATCCCGTGCAACAGGCAAAAGGGACGTGGAAACTCGCAAGCAGTTGGAGAATATCACCCGGGAGCAAGTTGAAAGAACCGCCGAACCTCTTCTTGAACTCCTGATGGCAAATTACCCTGACAATGGAAAGGTGCAAAGGCATCTGGAACTATTGCTCGATGATATGGTGGATAATTTCCCCCAGTTTCTGCCGGCCCATGCCAACCAGACCCCCTTCGCGGGAGGTGAGCCAGCACCATTAGAGCTTCCTTTTTCCCGTTATCAGGTCAATCTCATCGTGGACATGATGAATCAGGAGGGGGCACCTGTTGTTGAAGAAAACCACCCTTCCTTTCAGAACATTATCGGCAGGATGGAATATGCCTTTCAATCCGGCGTCGCCATCACAGGCTATGAACAGATCCAGCCCGGGGCGCTGCACCTCGCCAACGGCGGATACCTTATCCTGGATGCTCTGGAGGTCCTCCGTAGCCCCTTTGCATGGGAGGCGCTCAAGAACAGCCTCATGTCTGGACTGATAAAGATCGAGGATATGGGTGAACAGTACAAGATGTTTGCCACCATTACCCTTAAACCGGAGCCGATCCCCCTGTCTGTCAAAATCATCCTCATAGGGAGTCCCCTCATCTATCACCAGCTGCTTGCCCACGAAGAGGATTTCAAAAAGCTGTTTAAAGTGAAGGCTGACTTCGGCAGTACCATGAAGCGAACAGACGATGCTGTAAGGGACTACTCTATTTTTATCGCCTCCCTTTGCCATAAAGAGGACCTCCTTCCCTTTGACCTCTCTGCTATGGGAGCCGTGATAGAGCACGGTGTCCGTATGGCAGAAGACCAGTCACGCCTGACAACAAGTTTCTACCAGGTAGGCGATCTGGTCAGGGAGTCCTCCTTCTGGGCAGGCGAGGAAAAAGCCTCAACGGTTTCCCGCCCCCACGTGTTCAGAGCCATAAAGGAGCGAAAACAGCGATACAACATGGTTGAAGAGAGGATCGGCGAACTCATTGAGGAGGGCACACTTATGGTCCAGACCAAAGGCGAGGTCGTGGGCCAGGTCAACGGCTTATCGGTCTACACAATGGGTGACTACCGGTTCGGCAAACCCACCAGGATCACTGCCAAAGTTTTCCTCGGCAAATCCGGCATGGTGAATATCGAACGTGAGGTCAAGCTCTCCGGAAGCATCCACAACAAAGGGGTGCTTATCGTTTCTTCCTACCTCGCAATGCGTTATGCCCAGGATTTTCCTTTGGGGCTTAGCTCCTCTGTTACCTTCGAACAAACCTACGACGAGGTGGATGGAGACAGCGCCACCGCTGCGGAACTCATCGCCCTCACTTCAGCTTTGGCGGAGGTTCCCGCCTACCAGAACATCGCCATTACCGGATCCATGGATCAGCATGGGCGCATTCAGCCCATCGGAGGGGTTAACGAGAAGATCGAGGGGTTTTTCGCAAGCTGCCGCGACCACGGCCTCGATGGAGACGAAGGCGTTGTGATCCCGAAAGCTAACGTGAAGAACCTCATGCTTTCCAATGAGGTTGTCGAAGCGGTGGAACAAGGCATGTTCAACATTTATACTGCTGAAACCATCGACCAGGCTATCGAGATCCTCACCGGCACATCAGCTGGTGCAAGAGGGAAAAACGGGAAATTCCCCAAAGGAACTTTCAACCGCAAAGTTGAGGACCGCCTGCGGAAGATGGCCGAGCAGACAAAGGGATCCAACGGCGAAGGGGAAGGTCAGGGCAGAGGGCGAAGGGCGAAGGACGAAGAAAAATCAGTATCGAAGTAA
- a CDS encoding MFS transporter, translating into MNIQSRRILAWSIYDFGNSAFATTVIAGFFPIFFKEFWSVGVDVTESTFKLGLANTISGILVVLLAPVLGAIADKGGAKKRFLAAFAAMGCAMTVSLFFVGEGNWVLAAAFFIAGTVGFSGGNAFYDSLIMDVTGEDKVDLVSALGYSLGYLGGGILFAVNVFMVLKPEFFGLIDKSQAVRVSFLTVGLWWAVFTVPLLLFVKETKPRQVESWAHTIKGGIRQLADTFRQIRHLKVVSLFLLGYWLYIDGVHTVIRMAVDYGMSIGLDSNRLILALLVVQFVGFPAAMVFGKMGQKLGAKTGIYIGIAVYILMTVWAYYLDSEAEFFGMAVAIGLVQGGIQSLSRSFYTRIIPEGQSAEFFGFYNMVGKFAAVLGPFLMGWMALATGEPRKGIFSITVLLLLGGVFLFFVDEGKGREVARNLEKNAPFD; encoded by the coding sequence TTGAACATACAATCCAGGAGGATCCTGGCCTGGTCCATTTATGATTTTGGTAATTCCGCCTTCGCCACCACAGTAATAGCCGGATTCTTCCCGATCTTCTTCAAGGAATTCTGGAGTGTGGGGGTGGACGTAACTGAGAGCACCTTCAAACTCGGACTGGCCAACACCATATCGGGGATCCTTGTAGTCCTGCTGGCACCCGTCCTCGGAGCTATAGCTGACAAGGGCGGGGCCAAAAAAAGATTCCTGGCAGCCTTCGCCGCCATGGGCTGCGCCATGACTGTCTCCCTGTTTTTCGTAGGAGAAGGAAACTGGGTTCTGGCAGCGGCTTTTTTCATTGCGGGGACTGTTGGATTCTCCGGGGGAAATGCATTTTACGATTCCCTTATCATGGATGTGACCGGGGAGGACAAGGTGGATCTCGTCTCCGCTCTCGGGTATTCTTTGGGCTACCTCGGAGGCGGCATCCTTTTTGCCGTCAATGTTTTCATGGTACTGAAACCCGAGTTTTTCGGATTGATCGATAAAAGCCAGGCGGTACGGGTATCTTTCCTCACAGTGGGTCTTTGGTGGGCCGTATTTACGGTTCCACTGCTTCTTTTCGTAAAAGAGACAAAACCCCGGCAAGTTGAATCCTGGGCTCACACCATCAAAGGAGGGATCCGTCAACTCGCCGACACCTTCCGCCAAATCAGACACCTTAAGGTCGTTTCCCTGTTTCTCCTTGGCTACTGGCTCTACATCGACGGTGTTCACACGGTTATCCGCATGGCTGTGGATTACGGCATGTCCATAGGTCTCGATTCGAACCGTCTCATCCTTGCCCTGCTGGTGGTTCAGTTCGTCGGGTTCCCGGCCGCCATGGTATTCGGGAAAATGGGGCAGAAACTGGGGGCCAAGACAGGAATATACATAGGGATCGCCGTCTATATTCTCATGACCGTATGGGCATACTACCTTGACAGTGAGGCGGAGTTTTTCGGGATGGCTGTAGCCATCGGCCTGGTACAGGGTGGGATCCAGTCCCTGAGCCGGTCTTTTTATACCAGGATCATCCCTGAGGGACAGTCAGCAGAATTTTTTGGATTTTACAATATGGTGGGCAAATTCGCCGCGGTCCTGGGACCTTTCCTCATGGGATGGATGGCCCTCGCAACCGGTGAGCCGCGTAAGGGGATCTTCTCTATAACCGTTCTTTTGCTGCTGGGGGGAGTATTCCTTTTCTTCGTGGACGAAGGTAAAGGGAGGGAAGTGGCGAGGAATTTGGAAAAGAATGCACCCTTCGACTGA
- the hgcB gene encoding mercury methylation ferredoxin HgcB → MTRKIRYLKDVTTLELFEEKCTGCGMCVVVCPHGVLAMDNGLARIVDRDACMECSACSRNCPEEAITVEAGVGCAQAIINSALGRSGDACCGLEDYSSSGSDCGTTANGCECEVPAPKRKRSGCC, encoded by the coding sequence ATGACCCGCAAGATCAGATATCTGAAGGACGTTACAACCCTTGAACTTTTTGAGGAAAAATGCACCGGTTGCGGGATGTGCGTTGTGGTTTGTCCTCACGGCGTCCTGGCCATGGACAACGGCCTTGCCAGGATAGTGGATCGCGATGCCTGCATGGAGTGCAGCGCTTGCTCACGCAACTGTCCGGAAGAGGCGATCACTGTTGAGGCTGGGGTCGGCTGTGCCCAGGCAATCATCAACAGCGCTCTCGGTCGATCAGGTGATGCCTGTTGCGGTCTGGAAGATTACTCTTCCTCCGGGTCAGATTGCGGGACAACAGCTAACGGGTGTGAGTGTGAGGTTCCGGCCCCAAAACGAAAAAGGTCGGGATGCTGCTAG
- the hgcA gene encoding mercury methylation corrinoid protein HgcA, translating into MSDLCCASSKVCCYDGETKIESIALTIDRDDLPASVIGEVMTSVGPVPRVSTEMSTSDRLGIWKLRWGIGRMGYTVPPGLYSVGEPDAGSDVLVTANYRMTFDLLRSCMKERNVWLLVLDTKGVNVWCAAGKGTFGTEELIKRIELSKLSDVINHKRLIVPQLGAPGVAAHEVRKRTSFKVMYGPVELRDISAYLDNGRRATPAMRRKEFPLAERAAIVPMELVPASKWVLYITLVVALISGILGRGTFFEDALHYGSQSLFALILGTFAGGVVAPLMLPWLPGRAFALKGAFTGAAAALLIPFFILTTGFELSAWTLITISLSSYLTMNFTGSSTYTSLSGVKKEMKEAVPFQITAVSVGLILWLAALFTAGGGTA; encoded by the coding sequence GTGAGTGATCTGTGCTGTGCGTCGTCGAAGGTCTGCTGTTATGACGGCGAAACCAAAATTGAATCTATAGCCTTGACCATTGACAGGGACGATCTTCCGGCTTCCGTGATAGGCGAAGTGATGACCTCTGTAGGTCCAGTCCCCAGAGTGTCCACCGAAATGAGCACTTCTGACCGACTGGGGATCTGGAAATTACGCTGGGGTATCGGCCGGATGGGCTACACAGTACCTCCCGGGCTTTACAGCGTGGGCGAACCGGACGCCGGATCGGATGTTCTCGTGACAGCGAACTACCGGATGACTTTCGATCTCCTCCGTTCTTGCATGAAAGAACGGAACGTCTGGCTGCTCGTCCTGGACACCAAAGGAGTCAATGTCTGGTGTGCGGCAGGTAAGGGGACCTTTGGAACCGAAGAGCTCATCAAGCGCATAGAGTTATCAAAACTTTCTGATGTCATTAACCATAAGAGGCTTATCGTGCCCCAGCTCGGCGCGCCGGGTGTGGCTGCCCATGAAGTGAGGAAACGAACAAGTTTCAAAGTAATGTATGGGCCTGTCGAACTGAGGGATATCTCTGCCTATCTTGATAATGGTCGCCGCGCTACGCCAGCCATGAGGCGAAAAGAGTTTCCGCTTGCCGAGCGGGCCGCCATTGTTCCCATGGAATTGGTTCCGGCATCGAAATGGGTTTTATATATCACCCTGGTGGTTGCTTTGATATCTGGAATTCTGGGGAGAGGGACCTTTTTTGAGGATGCTCTGCATTACGGTTCCCAGTCACTCTTTGCCTTGATCCTTGGTACCTTCGCCGGTGGGGTAGTGGCTCCGCTCATGCTGCCCTGGCTTCCGGGCAGGGCTTTCGCCTTGAAGGGCGCCTTTACAGGCGCCGCCGCGGCTCTGCTGATCCCGTTTTTTATCCTCACTACAGGCTTTGAACTGTCCGCATGGACTCTCATCACGATCTCCCTGTCCTCATACTTGACCATGAATTTCACCGGTTCGTCCACTTACACCTCACTTTCCGGAGTAAAAAAGGAAATGAAGGAAGCTGTACCGTTCCAGATCACGGCGGTTTCAGTGGGGCTGATCCTGTGGTTGGCTGCTCTTTTCACTGCTGGCGGAGGAACAGCATGA